Proteins encoded by one window of Sphingosinicella sp. BN140058:
- a CDS encoding DUF465 domain-containing protein has translation MNAMTFRLTLVHRRLDDEIRRELRRRLPDWTRLLRLKRLRLAVKDRLHHRPALAPGR, from the coding sequence ATGAATGCAATGACCTTTCGCCTGACCCTCGTCCACCGCAGGCTTGACGACGAGATTCGCCGCGAGCTGAGGCGGCGCCTTCCCGATTGGACGCGATTGCTGCGGCTGAAGAGACTGCGGCTTGCGGTCAAGGACCGGCTCCACCATCGGCCGGCACTCGCGCCGGGCCGCTGA
- a CDS encoding tetratricopeptide repeat protein, with protein MDPLGPATGTRLDGWKKVAAYFNRDRTTVMRWARERNLPVHRLPGGKQGSIFAFEHELAAWALRQDDIATSLGEGAGTPAQLPEPDRVGPMQAPRPRPAWQGRAVSGVVALVLLVFITIAWQQASQPAQGTGAPRAISLPRDPAVAADYVTARDLWARRSPADLNRAIGLYRSVIRREPRFAPAHAGLAEAWLLIREYGAVNDPTAYRHARRHAEEALRLDPELPSAYRALGFIDYWWSGKAPSAVQNFQRAIALDGRDAQSHFWYANVLADLGEDQSAQREYDKARLLSPGSRTIEVEQACSHWQAGRDRKALEQLEALARRTPDDATIYNCLAWLHISRGDIVGYSRAFSARARLQGEPHLLGAASAIDAAVRRNPDTAVAELIAQSRREIAVGARKLRDTPAFFASAMGDRTALVELLHEANDLGEKWYSAPVTRRIAARWKGDAEVQRLLEPLLPAPPMASSS; from the coding sequence ATGGATCCTCTGGGACCGGCGACAGGGACGCGGCTCGACGGCTGGAAGAAGGTCGCAGCCTATTTCAACCGTGACCGGACGACGGTGATGCGCTGGGCACGCGAGCGTAACCTTCCGGTCCATCGTCTGCCCGGGGGGAAGCAGGGTTCGATCTTCGCCTTCGAGCACGAGCTTGCCGCCTGGGCGCTTCGGCAGGACGATATAGCGACCTCCCTGGGGGAGGGTGCGGGAACGCCGGCCCAACTGCCGGAACCCGATCGGGTTGGCCCCATGCAGGCGCCGCGCCCGAGGCCGGCATGGCAGGGGCGCGCGGTGAGCGGCGTTGTTGCGCTCGTCCTGCTCGTCTTCATCACCATCGCCTGGCAGCAGGCCAGTCAGCCTGCCCAGGGGACTGGCGCGCCGCGGGCGATCAGCCTGCCGCGCGACCCTGCAGTGGCTGCCGATTATGTCACCGCCCGTGATCTGTGGGCGCGCCGCTCTCCCGCCGACCTCAATCGTGCGATCGGCCTCTATCGAAGCGTGATCCGCCGCGAGCCGCGCTTCGCGCCGGCCCATGCCGGCCTGGCAGAGGCCTGGCTCCTGATCCGCGAATATGGTGCGGTGAATGATCCGACCGCCTATCGCCACGCGCGCCGGCACGCAGAGGAGGCGCTGCGGCTCGATCCGGAACTTCCGAGCGCGTATCGTGCGCTCGGCTTCATCGATTACTGGTGGAGCGGCAAGGCTCCTTCGGCCGTGCAGAATTTCCAGCGCGCGATCGCACTGGACGGCCGCGATGCCCAGTCACATTTCTGGTACGCCAATGTGCTCGCGGATCTTGGCGAGGATCAATCGGCCCAGCGGGAATATGACAAGGCCCGCTTGCTCTCCCCAGGATCGCGGACCATCGAGGTCGAGCAGGCCTGCTCGCATTGGCAGGCAGGTCGCGATCGCAAGGCGCTGGAGCAGCTCGAAGCTCTTGCACGACGCACCCCTGATGATGCGACCATCTATAATTGCCTCGCATGGCTGCATATCTCGAGAGGCGACATCGTCGGCTATTCGCGTGCCTTCTCGGCGCGCGCGCGGCTGCAAGGCGAGCCGCATCTGCTGGGGGCCGCCTCCGCGATCGACGCAGCGGTCCGGCGAAATCCCGACACGGCTGTCGCGGAACTGATCGCGCAGTCCCGGCGGGAGATTGCCGTCGGCGCGCGCAAGCTGCGTGATACCCCCGCATTCTTCGCGTCTGCAATGGGCGACCGCACGGCTTTGGTGGAGCTCCTCCACGAAGCCAATGACCTGGGCGAAAAATGGTATTCCGCGCCCGTGACGCGTCGGATCGCCGCCCGCTGGAAAGGAGATGCCGAGGTGCAGCGGCTCCTCGAGCCGCTGCTGCCGGCACCGCCCATGGCCTCGAGTTCATAG
- a CDS encoding GNAT family N-acetyltransferase: MFARTERLLLRPGWAQDAPALYAAVADEAIVRNLASAPWPYTLGDAEAFLETERLPAEPSMLIFRRTLGAPQLAGAIGFGRRPDGEMELGYWIARPFWGLGYATEAGRAVIAMARESLRLPRVHAGHFLDNPASGRVLHKLGFRPAGVAPRYSAGRRGLAPCRDYALELGAEEDVSADARMAA; the protein is encoded by the coding sequence ATGTTTGCTAGGACCGAGAGATTGCTGCTGCGGCCCGGCTGGGCTCAGGATGCACCCGCCCTCTACGCGGCGGTCGCCGATGAAGCGATCGTTCGCAATCTCGCCAGCGCGCCGTGGCCTTACACGCTCGGCGATGCCGAGGCGTTTCTCGAAACCGAGCGCTTGCCGGCGGAACCGTCGATGCTGATTTTCCGCCGCACCCTCGGCGCACCGCAGCTGGCGGGCGCGATCGGTTTCGGGCGGCGGCCGGACGGCGAGATGGAACTCGGCTATTGGATCGCGCGCCCGTTCTGGGGTCTCGGCTACGCCACGGAGGCCGGCCGCGCCGTCATTGCCATGGCCCGCGAGAGCCTGCGACTGCCGCGGGTCCATGCCGGGCACTTCCTCGACAATCCCGCGTCGGGCCGCGTTCTGCACAAGCTGGGCTTTCGTCCGGCCGGCGTCGCGCCACGGTACAGCGCCGGACGCCGCGGCCTGGCGCCCTGCCGGGACTATGCGCTGGAGCTCGGCGCCGAAGAGGACGTCTCCGCAGACGCGCGAATGGCGGCCTGA
- the rplU gene encoding 50S ribosomal protein L21 — protein MFAVVRTGGKQYRVAAGDKIVVEKLAGEAGDTITLGDVLIAGEGSELRSTDGLTVAAEIIAQAKAEKVIVFKKRRRHNYRRKKGHRQQHTILRIVGIGDQQAESKPKAAKAAAPAQDAGETSAPAPEASAEAPAKKPRAKKAAAPADTEAHVQAPLKVEGAESPATDTPVADKSDSE, from the coding sequence ATGTTCGCAGTCGTGCGCACGGGCGGCAAGCAGTATCGCGTTGCCGCAGGAGACAAGATCGTCGTCGAGAAGCTCGCTGGTGAAGCGGGCGACACCATCACGCTTGGCGATGTCCTCATCGCCGGCGAGGGATCCGAGCTGCGCTCGACCGACGGCCTGACGGTCGCCGCCGAGATCATCGCGCAGGCGAAGGCCGAGAAGGTCATCGTCTTCAAGAAGCGGCGCCGGCACAATTATCGCCGCAAGAAGGGCCATCGTCAGCAGCACACCATCCTGCGCATCGTCGGCATCGGCGATCAGCAGGCGGAGAGCAAGCCGAAGGCTGCCAAGGCCGCCGCGCCAGCGCAGGACGCTGGCGAGACTTCAGCTCCGGCACCCGAGGCTTCCGCCGAAGCGCCCGCCAAGAAGCCGCGCGCCAAGAAGGCCGCAGCCCCGGCCGACACCGAGGCGCATGTTCAGGCTCCGCTCAAGGTTGAGGGCGCTGAGAGCCCGGCAACCGATACCCCGGTCGCTGACAAGAGCGACTCCGAGTAA
- a CDS encoding tyrosine-type recombinase/integrase has product MSGKMRPSRSTRKHRLPEKSGGILGASKLNDGGTVLTNLQVRQARPKTADYKLADGGGLYLFVSKAGSKSWRFKFRIGGKEKRLVFGTYPDMSLAEARLRREDTKSLVREGRDPAIEAWKDRFVAKAKAEATFEAVARDWHALQAPRWTPVHGNDVISSLEKEVFPYVGRLPLTDIDVPLTLAVLRKIEERGALETAKRVRQRMSAVFVYGISCGICSADPAAPVAKALRPTPKKARRPAITDIEGLHRLLNTAEASNASPVTKVASRLLALTAVRPGVIRGATWDEFEGIDWKAADPTMAGQPIWRVPAARMKIVLERKDDEAFDHLVPLSRQALELLVAIRPLTGRLKIVFPCTRHLHRPLSENAIGYYYNRAGYHGRHVPHGWRAAFSTVMNERAERTGRPGDRAIIDLMLAHLPQNQIEAVYNRAAYMDRRREIAQEWADLLTAGLAPAADLLKGPRR; this is encoded by the coding sequence TTGTCGGGCAAGATGCGTCCATCGCGATCCACCCGGAAACACCGCCTACCAGAGAAAAGTGGGGGCATTTTGGGGGCATCGAAACTGAACGATGGGGGCACTGTGCTCACGAATCTTCAGGTGCGTCAGGCAAGGCCAAAAACGGCCGACTACAAACTTGCCGACGGCGGCGGACTCTATCTGTTCGTCAGCAAGGCCGGATCCAAATCGTGGCGGTTCAAGTTCCGCATCGGCGGCAAGGAGAAACGCCTCGTGTTCGGGACCTATCCGGATATGTCGCTCGCGGAGGCGCGCCTGCGCAGAGAGGACACCAAGAGCCTCGTACGCGAGGGGCGGGACCCCGCGATAGAAGCGTGGAAGGACCGGTTTGTCGCCAAGGCAAAAGCGGAGGCGACATTCGAGGCAGTCGCCCGCGACTGGCACGCCTTGCAAGCCCCGCGCTGGACGCCGGTTCATGGAAACGATGTGATCAGCAGCCTGGAGAAGGAGGTCTTTCCCTATGTCGGCCGGCTGCCGCTCACCGACATCGACGTCCCCCTGACCCTCGCAGTGCTCCGCAAGATCGAAGAACGCGGCGCGCTCGAAACCGCCAAGAGGGTTCGCCAGCGAATGTCCGCCGTGTTCGTCTACGGAATTTCGTGCGGTATCTGCTCCGCCGATCCCGCAGCTCCTGTGGCTAAGGCGCTACGACCCACCCCGAAGAAAGCGAGGCGCCCGGCTATCACCGACATCGAGGGATTGCACCGTCTCCTCAACACCGCGGAAGCTTCGAACGCCAGTCCCGTCACCAAGGTGGCATCCCGGCTCCTGGCCCTGACCGCCGTTCGTCCGGGGGTGATCCGCGGAGCAACGTGGGACGAGTTCGAAGGCATCGACTGGAAGGCCGCCGATCCGACAATGGCCGGACAGCCGATCTGGCGCGTTCCGGCAGCACGGATGAAGATCGTCCTCGAGCGCAAGGACGACGAGGCCTTCGACCATCTGGTCCCGTTGTCACGCCAGGCATTGGAGTTGCTGGTCGCGATCAGGCCGCTGACCGGCCGGCTGAAGATAGTGTTTCCTTGTACCCGTCACCTTCATCGTCCGCTGAGCGAGAATGCGATCGGCTATTATTACAACAGAGCCGGCTATCACGGCCGTCACGTACCTCATGGCTGGCGCGCGGCATTCTCGACCGTGATGAACGAGCGGGCGGAGCGGACAGGGCGGCCCGGTGATCGAGCCATCATCGACCTGATGCTTGCCCACCTGCCACAGAACCAGATCGAAGCCGTTTACAACCGCGCCGCCTACATGGACCGCCGCCGCGAGATCGCGCAGGAGTGGGCCGACCTGCTGACTGCAGGACTGGCGCCGGCGGCTGACTTGCTCAAGGGGCCAAGGCGGTGA
- a CDS encoding NAD(P)-dependent oxidoreductase: MRRRGTIRTLAVTGGTGFVGGHLLRLAVAEGYDVRALTRAWKPPEDEIAWVEGALDRSDSLEKLCAGADSVIHIAGAINGNEAEFEAVNVGGTAAVIDAARKVGVRRFVHVSSLSAREPELSAYGRSKLKSERLVAASGLDWTIIRPPAIYGPGDRETFELFRMARMGLVGLPPGGHFSVIHVDDLSRLLLAVLDDADSRSVLYEPDDGREGGWEHRHFAKTLGRIYGKRAVTVAMPRPLLHLVSGVDRLVRRSKAKLTPDRVRYFSHPDWVVAAERRPRSALWMPQVHTPTGLKETADWYRSEGWLG; this comes from the coding sequence GTGAGGCGGAGGGGCACCATTCGCACGCTCGCCGTTACCGGCGGCACCGGCTTCGTCGGCGGCCACCTCCTCCGCCTTGCCGTGGCCGAAGGCTATGATGTCCGTGCCCTGACCCGCGCCTGGAAGCCGCCGGAGGATGAGATCGCCTGGGTGGAGGGTGCGCTCGATCGCTCGGATTCGCTCGAGAAGCTCTGCGCCGGCGCCGACTCGGTGATCCACATTGCCGGCGCGATCAACGGCAACGAAGCCGAATTCGAGGCCGTGAACGTCGGCGGCACCGCCGCCGTGATCGATGCGGCGCGCAAGGTGGGCGTACGGCGCTTCGTCCACGTCTCCAGCCTCTCAGCGCGCGAGCCCGAGCTTTCCGCCTATGGCCGTTCCAAGCTCAAGTCCGAGCGACTCGTCGCTGCCTCTGGCCTCGACTGGACGATCATCCGGCCGCCGGCAATCTATGGTCCGGGCGATCGCGAGACCTTCGAGCTGTTCAGGATGGCGCGGATGGGCCTGGTGGGTCTGCCGCCGGGCGGCCATTTCTCCGTCATCCATGTCGACGATCTCTCTCGCCTGCTGCTGGCCGTTCTCGACGATGCCGACAGCCGCTCGGTGCTTTACGAGCCCGACGACGGCCGTGAGGGCGGCTGGGAGCACCGCCATTTTGCCAAGACGCTGGGCCGCATCTACGGCAAGCGCGCAGTGACGGTGGCGATGCCGAGGCCGCTGCTTCATCTCGTGTCCGGCGTCGACCGTCTCGTACGCCGCAGCAAGGCGAAGCTCACCCCGGATCGCGTGCGCTATTTCTCGCATCCGGATTGGGTGGTCGCCGCCGAGCGGCGGCCGCGTTCGGCATTGTGGATGCCGCAGGTCCATACCCCGACCGGTCTCAAGGAGACGGCCGATTGGTACCGCAGCGAGGGTTGGCTGGGCTGA
- the hspQ gene encoding heat shock protein HspQ, whose protein sequence is MQGIKNITADGSPIAPVVRHADFAIGDIVRHRLYDFRGVVYDVDPVFANSDEWYQAIPEDLRPAKDQPFYHLLAENGESSYIAYVSQQNLEVDDSNEPIDHPEIAGLFDAYAEGRYRLRRERTH, encoded by the coding sequence ATGCAGGGCATCAAAAACATCACGGCCGACGGCAGCCCCATCGCTCCTGTCGTCCGACATGCGGATTTCGCGATCGGCGACATCGTCCGACACCGTCTCTACGATTTTCGCGGCGTGGTTTACGACGTCGATCCGGTATTCGCCAACAGCGACGAATGGTACCAGGCGATCCCGGAGGATCTGCGACCCGCCAAGGACCAGCCTTTCTACCATCTCCTCGCCGAGAATGGCGAATCGAGCTATATCGCCTATGTCAGCCAGCAGAACCTCGAGGTGGACGACAGCAACGAGCCGATCGATCATCCGGAAATCGCCGGCCTGTTCGACGCTTATGCCGAAGGCCGCTACCGGTTGCGGCGGGAACGGACCCACTGA
- a CDS encoding aminotransferase class I/II-fold pyridoxal phosphate-dependent enzyme: MDPSDETAVAPSHGRDLFSKFDSLIAEREALLDTGVRDPFGLVMEKVLSPTRAIIKGKETILLGTYNYMGMTFDPDVVAAGKRALDEYGAGTTGSRVLNGTYQGHREVEDALKDYYGTAHAMVFSTGYQANLGLMSTIAGKEDYIILDADSHASIYDGCALGNAQIVRFRHNSVDDLERRLKRLPAEGGRLVVLEGVYSMLGDIAPLKEMVEVAKRHGAMVVVDEAHGMGFFGERGRGVFEEAGVEDQVDFVVGTFSKSVGTVGGFIVSNHPKFEVLRLVCRPYVFTASLPPSVVATAATSIRKLMHAGEKRAHLWENSRRLHQGLRELGFNIATPDAQSAIIAVLLPDQQTTVLMWQALLEAGVYVNMARPPATPAGMFLLRCSLCAEHSSDEVGRILAMFEAAGRATGVIA; encoded by the coding sequence ATGGATCCCTCCGACGAGACCGCGGTCGCGCCCTCGCACGGCCGTGACCTGTTCTCGAAGTTCGACTCGCTGATCGCCGAACGCGAAGCCCTGCTCGACACCGGAGTCCGCGATCCGTTCGGCCTGGTAATGGAGAAAGTTCTCTCCCCCACCCGGGCGATCATCAAGGGCAAGGAGACGATCCTGCTCGGCACCTACAATTATATGGGCATGACGTTCGACCCCGACGTCGTCGCCGCCGGTAAGCGCGCCCTGGACGAATATGGCGCGGGCACCACCGGCAGCCGCGTCCTGAACGGCACCTATCAGGGCCATCGCGAAGTCGAGGACGCGCTCAAGGACTATTACGGCACTGCGCATGCCATGGTCTTCTCGACCGGCTACCAGGCCAATCTCGGCCTGATGTCGACGATCGCCGGCAAGGAGGATTACATCATCCTCGATGCCGACAGCCATGCCTCGATCTATGACGGCTGCGCGCTCGGCAACGCCCAGATCGTCCGCTTCCGGCATAACAGTGTCGACGATCTCGAGCGGCGGCTGAAGCGCTTGCCTGCCGAGGGCGGACGTCTGGTCGTGCTCGAAGGCGTTTATTCGATGCTGGGCGACATCGCACCGCTCAAAGAGATGGTGGAGGTCGCCAAGCGCCACGGCGCGATGGTGGTCGTCGACGAAGCGCACGGCATGGGCTTCTTCGGCGAGCGTGGTCGCGGTGTCTTCGAGGAGGCAGGCGTCGAGGATCAGGTCGACTTCGTCGTCGGCACCTTCTCCAAATCGGTCGGCACCGTCGGCGGCTTCATCGTCTCGAACCATCCCAAGTTCGAAGTGCTGCGCCTGGTCTGCCGTCCCTATGTCTTCACGGCCTCGTTGCCGCCGTCGGTCGTCGCCACGGCGGCGACTTCGATCCGCAAGCTGATGCATGCCGGCGAGAAGCGCGCGCATCTCTGGGAGAATAGCCGCCGGCTGCACCAGGGCCTGCGCGAACTCGGTTTCAACATCGCGACTCCCGATGCGCAGTCGGCGATCATTGCGGTGCTGTTGCCGGATCAGCAGACCACTGTCCTGATGTGGCAGGCGCTGCTCGAAGCCGGAGTCTATGTGAACATGGCGCGCCCCCCAGCCACGCCGGCCGGCATGTTCCTGCTCCGCTGCTCGCTCTGCGCGGAGCATTCCAGTGACGAAGTCGGCCGCATCCTGGCTATGTTCGAGGCCGCCGGACGTGCAACCGGCGTAATCGCCTGA
- the obgE gene encoding GTPase ObgE, translating to MHFLDQAKIFIRSGSGGPGAVSFRREKFVEYGGPDGGDGGKGGDIVFEAVEGLNTLIDFRYTQHFKAPRGKGGAGRNQTGAGGKDLVIKVPVGTQIISDDREHVLADLTEVGQQIVLLRGGDGGRGNASYKTSTNRAPRQHGTGWPAEEMWVWLRLKLLADVGLVGLPNAGKSTFINAVTNANAKVGAYPFTTLQPKLGVVQHKQREFVMADIPGLIEGAAEGAGIGDRFLGHIERCRVLLHLVDANEEDVAETYRTVRDELEAYGEGLEEKDEILALNKADTLDDEMLAALADELEQEAGVRPLIVSGATGKGVEQVLDALLERLDPQASSGEEAEDSGDWSPL from the coding sequence ATGCATTTTCTGGATCAAGCAAAGATTTTCATTCGCTCCGGCTCCGGCGGCCCGGGTGCGGTCAGCTTCCGGCGCGAGAAGTTTGTCGAATATGGCGGCCCTGACGGCGGCGACGGCGGCAAGGGCGGCGACATCGTCTTCGAGGCCGTGGAAGGCCTCAATACCCTGATCGATTTCCGCTACACCCAGCACTTCAAGGCACCACGTGGCAAAGGCGGCGCCGGCCGCAACCAGACGGGCGCCGGCGGCAAGGATCTCGTCATCAAGGTTCCGGTCGGCACCCAGATCATTTCCGACGATCGCGAGCATGTGCTCGCCGATCTGACCGAGGTGGGCCAGCAGATCGTGCTTCTGCGCGGCGGGGACGGCGGCCGGGGCAATGCCAGCTACAAGACTTCGACCAACCGGGCGCCCCGCCAGCATGGTACCGGCTGGCCGGCGGAGGAAATGTGGGTGTGGCTGCGCCTCAAGCTGCTCGCCGACGTTGGCCTCGTCGGACTGCCCAATGCCGGCAAGTCGACCTTCATCAACGCCGTCACCAACGCCAATGCCAAGGTCGGTGCCTATCCGTTCACCACCCTGCAGCCGAAGCTCGGCGTCGTCCAGCACAAGCAGCGAGAGTTCGTGATGGCGGACATCCCCGGCCTGATCGAAGGCGCAGCGGAAGGCGCCGGCATCGGCGACCGCTTCCTCGGCCATATCGAGCGCTGCCGCGTTCTCCTTCATCTGGTCGACGCCAACGAAGAGGATGTCGCCGAGACCTATCGCACCGTCCGCGACGAGCTCGAAGCCTATGGCGAGGGCCTCGAGGAGAAGGACGAGATCCTGGCGCTCAACAAGGCGGATACGCTGGACGACGAGATGCTCGCCGCCCTCGCCGACGAGCTCGAGCAGGAAGCCGGCGTACGCCCGCTGATCGTGTCAGGCGCAACCGGCAAGGGTGTCGAGCAGGTGCTCGATGCCCTGCTCGAGCGCCTGGATCCGCAAGCGAGCAGCGGAGAGGAGGCGGAGGACAGCGGTGATTGGTCGCCGCTGTGA
- a CDS encoding metal-dependent hydrolase: protein MASVATPSDLTITPRDQKFGRGGQTERWWLGGDPIGTALYNALSATFPKGEAFFVESVRAFRDGAEPRLAADIKAFTTQEVLHSREHVAFNKRAVDAGYDLSRLDKAVDHRLAIVRAKHPIVSLAVTMALEHYTAMLAHELLAEPRHLAGADPETAALWRWHAIEEIEHKGVAYDTWLHATKEMGRFKRWSIKARVMLLVTHHFLVDRTKGALDLLAQDGIKGPKAWSGLFWFAFAKPGMMRKILGAWLSFFLPGFHPWNHDDRALIAAEEKALGYA, encoded by the coding sequence ATGGCGAGCGTTGCGACACCCTCCGATCTCACGATCACGCCCCGTGACCAGAAATTCGGACGCGGCGGCCAGACTGAGCGCTGGTGGCTCGGCGGCGACCCGATCGGCACCGCGCTCTACAATGCACTTTCCGCGACCTTCCCGAAGGGAGAAGCCTTTTTCGTCGAGAGCGTTCGCGCCTTCCGCGACGGTGCCGAGCCGAGGCTTGCCGCCGACATCAAGGCGTTCACCACTCAGGAGGTCTTGCACAGCCGCGAGCATGTCGCCTTCAACAAGCGTGCGGTCGACGCCGGCTATGATCTTAGCAGGCTCGACAAAGCGGTCGATCATCGCCTGGCGATCGTCCGCGCCAAGCATCCGATCGTCAGCCTCGCGGTCACCATGGCGCTTGAACATTATACGGCGATGCTTGCGCACGAGCTGCTCGCCGAGCCACGCCACCTCGCCGGCGCCGATCCCGAAACCGCCGCCTTGTGGCGCTGGCATGCGATCGAGGAGATCGAGCATAAGGGCGTCGCCTACGACACCTGGCTGCACGCCACGAAGGAGATGGGCCGGTTCAAGCGCTGGAGCATCAAGGCACGAGTGATGCTTCTCGTCACCCATCACTTTCTCGTCGATCGCACCAAAGGCGCGCTCGATCTGCTGGCGCAGGATGGGATCAAAGGCCCCAAGGCCTGGTCAGGCTTGTTCTGGTTCGCGTTCGCGAAGCCCGGGATGATGCGGAAGATTCTGGGCGCGTGGCTCAGCTTCTTTCTTCCCGGCTTCCACCCCTGGAATCATGACGACCGCGCTCTGATTGCGGCCGAAGAGAAAGCGCTCGGCTACGCCTGA
- the rpmA gene encoding 50S ribosomal protein L27 produces the protein MAHKKAGGSSRNGRDSAGRRLGVKKFGGEQVLAGNIIVRQRGTRWYPGANVGMGKDHTLFALTEGRVTFRDGKLGRKYVCVDMIAQAAE, from the coding sequence ATGGCACATAAGAAAGCAGGCGGTTCCTCCCGCAACGGTCGCGACTCGGCGGGTCGTCGTCTCGGCGTGAAGAAGTTCGGCGGCGAGCAGGTTCTCGCCGGCAACATCATCGTGCGTCAGCGCGGTACCCGTTGGTATCCGGGCGCCAACGTCGGCATGGGCAAGGACCATACCCTTTTCGCGCTTACCGAAGGCCGCGTGACGTTCCGCGACGGCAAGCTCGGCCGCAAATACGTATGCGTCGACATGATTGCGCAAGCAGCCGAATGA
- a CDS encoding TetR/AcrR family transcriptional regulator has translation MSTARARLTPEESRSAALEAARTLLIEAGPQAVTLKAVAARIGRTHANLLHHFGSAAELQAELARYLSERITAAIGDAVVRARHGTADPREIVDRTFDAFGREGAGALAAWMILSGNKDALNPVLEAIHRLVDHLGRGHEDRPVHEITLWLVLAALGDSLLGEPMAAALGLRPEKARELARNHLLSSIGVAAEGVRPETTISQAESA, from the coding sequence ATGTCAACAGCCAGAGCCCGCCTCACCCCGGAAGAAAGCCGTTCCGCCGCCCTCGAAGCCGCCCGTACCCTGCTGATCGAGGCTGGGCCACAGGCAGTTACGCTCAAGGCCGTCGCGGCCCGCATCGGCCGGACCCATGCCAATCTGCTCCACCATTTCGGCTCCGCCGCCGAGTTGCAGGCGGAGCTTGCCCGTTACCTTTCCGAGCGGATCACGGCGGCGATCGGCGATGCGGTGGTTCGGGCGCGGCACGGCACGGCCGATCCGCGCGAAATCGTCGATCGTACCTTCGATGCCTTCGGCCGCGAAGGCGCCGGGGCGCTCGCCGCCTGGATGATCCTGTCGGGCAACAAGGATGCGCTCAACCCCGTGCTGGAGGCGATCCATCGCCTGGTCGATCATCTCGGCCGAGGTCATGAGGACCGGCCAGTGCACGAAATCACCCTATGGCTGGTACTGGCGGCGCTCGGCGACTCGCTGCTTGGCGAGCCGATGGCGGCGGCGCTCGGCCTGCGCCCTGAAAAGGCCCGCGAACTCGCCCGCAACCACCTTCTTTCGTCGATCGGCGTGGCAGCGGAAGGCGTGCGTCCCGAGACCACGATCTCTCAGGCTGAATCAGCCTGA
- a CDS encoding acyl carrier protein, producing MTDRDEIFDKVSQLIAPFNKKGVTLAESTTFAGDLEWDSLIVMDFVASVEDEFDILITMNMQAEIETVGQLVDAVEQLRSDG from the coding sequence ATGACCGACAGAGACGAGATCTTCGACAAGGTGAGCCAGCTCATCGCCCCGTTCAACAAGAAGGGCGTGACGCTCGCCGAGAGCACCACCTTTGCCGGCGATCTCGAATGGGACAGCCTGATCGTGATGGATTTCGTCGCCTCGGTCGAAGACGAGTTCGACATTCTGATCACGATGAACATGCAGGCCGAGATCGAGACGGTCGGCCAGTTGGTGGACGCGGTCGAACAGCTCCGTAGCGACGGCTGA